The Setaria italica strain Yugu1 chromosome IX, Setaria_italica_v2.0, whole genome shotgun sequence genome has a window encoding:
- the LOC101767607 gene encoding heavy metal-associated isoprenylated plant protein 43, whose protein sequence is MNTVAKFCGVKSMAVDGDKGTLTVVGAVDVVRVAKALRKAGFEAHVLSVGPEEEKKPDSNPAKKPDEAAKLPPPPTCCAGCSACCPPAPAPVPVAPFPGAVVCYDERPAGNGCAIL, encoded by the exons ATGAACACCGTCGCCAAGTTCTGCG gggtgAAGTCGATGGCGGTGGACGGCGACAAGGGGACGCTGACGGTGGTGGGGGCGGTGGACGTGGTGCGCGTGGCCAAGGCGCTGCGCAAGGCCGGCTTCGAGGCGCACGTCCTCAGCGTCGGtccggaggaggagaagaagcccGACAGCAATCCGGCCAAGAAGCCCGACGAGGCCGccaagctgccgccgccgccgacgtgctGCGCAGGCTGCAGCGCCTGCTGCCCACCAGCACCAGCTCCGGTCCCGGTGGCTCCCTTCCCAGGCGCCGTCGTGTGCTACGACGAGCGGCCCGCCGGCAACGGATGCGCCATCCTCTGA
- the LOC101782422 gene encoding protein phosphatase 2C 32 translates to MGNSTSRVVGCFAPADKAGVDLDFLEPLDEGLGHSFCYVRPGAAADSPAITPSNSERYTLDSSVMDSETRSGSFRQEAAEDLAAAAAAAAAAGLQRPSRSFGETTFRTISGASVSANASSARTGNLSVSLAGEVQEPAAAFESTASFAAVPLQPVPRGSGPLNTFLSGPLERGFASGPLDKGTAGFMSGPLDKGVFMSGPIDGGNRSNFSAPLSYGRRKAGLGHLVHRISRPMKTALSRTFSRNSQNPGWVHKFLLHSMAQLPWARDAKSRSEGSQNGLEAGLPEPEYNVTRNLQWAHGKAGEDRVHVVLSEEQGWLFIGIYDGFSGPDAPDFLMSNLYKAIDKELEGLLWVYEESSERSDHVSTHEEGEPVATSMDAPHGDGSQFQIDSGKQEQLGNVEKRNVSAEKDCDDSALQVQPNCTSSEQKDLATQVSSSQELGADEIVEETAEADLGNDLQSRESHNSNRGLSSTDLNISCSCMAENSAYCDQHGRFLKENRKSKRLFELLEMELLEDHNRSVSKASPEGRKTQNLHNTLAGTTEGSSRNAAEISRCSLAATGECYEDSEDLGSSRHADSVLGIDPKECSGCSISTSSSGHKQTTRRFLFGSKLRKMYKKQKLLQKKFFPWNYDWHRDQPHVEESIIQPSEVIRRCKSGPVEHDAVLRAMSRALETTEEAYMEIVERELDRHPELALMGSCVLVMLMKDQDVYVMNLGDSRVILAQDNDQYNCSSFLKGDLRHRNRSRESLVRVELDRISEESPMHNPNSHLSSNTKAKELSICRLKMRAVQLSTDHSTSIEEEVLRIKAEHPDDPQAIFNDRVKGQLKVTRAFGAGFLKKPKYNEALLQMFRVDYVGTSPYISCNPAVLHHRLCTNDRFLVLSSDGLYQYFSNDEVVSHVSWFMENVPEGDPAQYLVAELLCRAAKKNGMDFHELLDIPQGDRRKYHDDVSVMVISLEGRIWRSSG, encoded by the exons atggGCAACAGCACGTCCCGGGTCGTCGGCTGCTTCGCGCCGGCCGACAAGGCCGGCGTCGACCTCGACTTCCTCGAGCCGCTCGACGAAGGGCTCGGACACTCCTTCTGCTACGTCCGCCCGGGCGCGGCCGCAGACTCCCCCGCCATCACGCCCTCCAACTCCGAGCGATACACGCTCGACTCCAGCGTCATGGACTCGGAGACCCGCAGCGGCTCCTTCCGCCAGGAGGCCGCCGAGGACctggctgctgccgccgccgcggcggcggctgccgggcTGCAGCGGCCCAGCAGGAGCTTCGGCGAGACCACCTTCCGGACCATATCGGGGGCCTCGGTCAGCGCTAATGCGTCCTCTGCCAGGACGGGCAACCTCAGCGTCTCCCTTGCAGGCGAGGTGCAGGAGCCCGCTGCCGCGTTTGAGAGCACAGCCTCCTTCGCCGCCGTGCCCTTGCAGCCAGTGCCGCGAGGGTCAGGGCCGCTCAATACCTTCTTGTCGGGGCCGCTGGAGAGAGGATTTGCGTCTGGGCCGCTGGACAAAGGCACTGCCGGGTTCATGTCGGGGCCATTGGACAAGGGGGTCTTCATGTCAGGCCCTATCGATGGTGGCAACAGAAGCAACTTCTCAGCACCTCTTTCGTATGGTCGGAGGAAAGCTGGCCTAGGACATCTTGTACATAGGATTAGCAGACCCATGAAAACCGCATTGTCGAGAACATTTAGCAGGAACTCGCAAAATCCAGGCTGGGTTCACAAGTTTCTGTTGCATTCCATGGCTCAGCTGCCCTGGGCAAGGGATGCAAAGTCCAGATCAGAAGGCTCACAGAATGGGTTGGAAGCTGGGCTACCGGAACCTGAGTATAATGTGACAAGGAACCTGCAGTGGGCTCATGGAAAGGCAGGGGAAGATAGGGTTCATGTTGTTCTGTCCGAAGAGCAAGGATGGCTTTTCATTGGAATTTATGATGGTTTCAGTGGCCCTGATGCACCTGACTTTCTGATGAGCAACCTATACAAGGCCATTGATAAAGAACTGGAAGGACTGCTCTGGGTTTATGAAGAAAGCTCTGAAAGGAGCGATCATGTATCTACTCATGAAGAGGGTGAACCAGTCGCTACTTCTATGGACGCTCCTCATGGTGATGGCAGTCAGTTCCAGATTGACAGTGGGAAACAAGAACAACTTGGTAATGTTGAAAAACGTAATGTGTCAGCAGAAAAGGATTGTGATGACAGTGCCTTGCAAGTTCAGCCAAATTGTACCAGTAGTGAACAGAAAGATTTGGCTACACAAGTTTCAAGCAGTCAGGAGTTGGGCGCTGATGAGATAGTTGAGGAAACGGCTGAAGCTGATCTGGGAAATGATCTCCAAAGTAGAGAGTCTCACAACTCAAACAGAGGTCTCTCAAGTACAGATTTAAACATTAGCTGTAGCTGTATGGCAGAGAATAGTGCCTACTGTGATCAACATGGCAGATTCTTGAAAGAAAACAGAAAGAGCAAGCGTCTTTTTGAGCTACTTGAGATGGAATTGTTGGAAGATCATAACAGAAGTGTGTCTAAGGCATCACCAGAGGGAAGGAAAACCCAGAACTTGCATAATACGCTGGCAGGCACTACAGAAGGAAGCTCCAGAAATGCAGCAGAGATCTCCAGGTGTTCATTGGCAGCAACAGGAGAATGCTATGAGGATTCTGAGGATCTTGGAAGTTCAAGGCATGCTGATAGTGTACTTGGCATTGATCCCAAAGAGTGTAGTGGGTGTTCAATTTCGACATCTTCATCAGGGCACAAGCAAACTACAAGAAGATTTTTATTTGGATCAAAGTTGAGGAAGATGTACAAAAAGCAAAAGTTGTTGCAGAAGAAGTTTTTCCCATGGAACTATGATTGGCACAGAGATCAACCTCATGTTGAGGAAAGCATTATTCAACCTTCGGAAGTCATAAGGAGATGCAAGTCAGGACCAGTGGAGCATGATGCTGTATTGAGGGCAATGTCACGGGCACTTGAAACAACCGAGGAAGCATACATGGAAATAGTGGAAAGGGAGCTTGATCGACATCCGGAGCTTGCATTGATGGGCTCATGTGTCCTTGTAATGTTGATGAAGGACCAGGATGTGTATGTCATGAATCTTGGGGATAGCCGAGTTATCTTGGCACAGGACAATGATCAGTATAACTGCTCAAGTTTCTTAAAAGGAGATTTACGACATCGAAACAGGTCAAGGGAGTCGCTGGTTCGTGTCGAGCTTGATAGGATATCAGAAGAGTCCCCTATGCATAATCCTAACAGCCACCTAAGTAGCAATACAAAAGCTAAGGAACTCTCAATATGCAGATTGAAAATGAGAGCAGTGCAATTGTCAACTGACCATAGCACAAGTATTGAGGAG GAAGTCTTGCGGATTAAGGCAGAACATCCTGATGATCCTCAAGCTATCTTTAATGATAGAGTGAAGGGGCAATTGAAGGTTACTAGAGCATTTGGTGCCGGCTTTCTAAAGAAG CCAAAATATAACGAGGCACTGCTTCAAATGTTCCGCGTCGACTATGTTGGCACATCACCGTATATCAGCTGCAACCCTGCTGTACTTCACCATCGTCTCTGCACAAATGATCGGTTTCTTGTACTGTCATCAGATGGATTGTATCAATATTTCAGCAATGATGAGGTAGTTTCGCATGTTTCGTGGTTCATGGAAAATGTACCAGAGGGAGACCCTGCGCAATACCTTGTAGCTGAACTTCTATGTCGTGCAGCCAAAAAGAATG GGATGGATTTTCATGAGTTACTGGATATTCCCCAGGGTGATCGTCGGAAATACCATGATGATGTTTCTGTTATGGTAATCTCACTTGAAGGAAGAATATGGCGATCTTCTGGATGA